The region ATTTCAATTGTTGCACAAGTTGCTCTTTTACAAGTTCCAAACGTTTTAGTAATCTTATGTTAGCTTGTGTTTTATTCAGTTGTTCTTTTAACAAATCGTAATTTTCACTTATTTCGCTAAACTCTTTTTCTAAAGATTGAATATTATGTTGAATAGATAATACGGACTGCTTACACTTGTCCAGACGACTCTGTTTGTTAAAATAGGCACTGTCCAATTTTTCAATGCGCTCACGAATAAACAATTCAGATGGATAGTTCTTAAAAAACTTCTTTCGTTTGGGCAAAAAAGAAAGCCATTTTATTTTGCTATAAGAATGGAATTCTTCTAATGCACTATAATATTCTTTTTGTTTATTTTCTATTTCAAAAATATCCTTTTGCAACATTTCTTGTTCTTCTATTCTAGCAAAAGCATTGTTTTGATGACTTTCTACTTTTTGACTTATTTCATCCTGTTTATACCTTAGCTGTTCCATAGAAATGGACAATTGATCTTTCTGATGTTCCAATTGTTCTTGAGATCTGGATTGCCCATACTTTTTGTCCAAAAGTCCTTGATTCAGGCAATCCTTTGTTATTTGTAGATAGGTACTAATTGTTTGCTCTATGCTTTCCAAATCAGCTATTGTTTTGTTAAAGTTTGTTAAGGTTTGTTCTTCCTTATCTTCGTAATTTATCAAATCAGTACTTTTCAAACCATTGATTAATGGTTCCAAAATATTTCTTCTGAATTGATCAACATTACTTTTTTTACCTAGCCGAGCGCACATCAACCCTTTAATGGTTAAATCATCTTCCGCCATGTCCTTCACAAACTGGCTGAAATATGAAACCTCTGACATCAGCTCCTCACCTATGTTATCGACAGCTTTATTATTTGTGCTGGTAACTACAATAGAGTGATCATTCTTCCCTTTCATAGGCGATATGTACATCTTTCCATTGTCCGTTGGCTCCCATTTTTCATCCCAAATCCCAACTAATTGCTGTGCCTTCTTAACAATTGTATCTGCAATTATCTCTTTTAACAGGGTAGTCTTGCCTGTTCCAGGTGGTCCATTTACCGAGAGTAAGTGAGAATTGTTAAGCGCCCCAAGTATATGCCATTGTTTTTCATTGATAGAGTAAGCATCTGTATAACTTCCTAAATGAAAATGATTTTGCGGCTTTATTCTATCAAAAGGTACTGAATGGTTATTTCCTAATAAATAACTGTTTAAAGGATTTGAGTTTAACGTTGGTTCACCTTTATCTTTTAAATTCCTTTGCACCAGCTCAATTTCTGTTCTAAACGGCGGTTCATTAAATTTCTTAAAACTCTCTGTAGTAACAAAAACAGTTGATAATCTGGACCATCCTTCATATTTTTTAAATTCTCCAACGGCAGAAAACAAATTGGGAAATTCACCGTTAATAACGGTGATTGCGGAATACAGTGCCTCGTCCATCTTCTCTGGGACGTGTAAATTTTCAATTTGCCGTAATACTGACTCTATCTTTTCCCCGTATGCATGGGTTACTTCGCTTGTTGCAGTATTGGTAAAACAAGCAATATATAGTGATAATGCATTTAAATTGGCATGAATGGTTTTTACAGATATTTCACCATGCAATAAAGTGGCTTCAAATACAAAAAGTGGATGGTAGTTCTTATCCTTTTCCAAAACAGGATAACAAATATAACAACTCTGGTCGTCCACTATTTTACGTAATTCTATTATAAATTCTTTTTCAGTTTTATCATTTTTAAAATCTAATGCTGTACTTAGCAATTCTTCCTCATGTCTAGATATGATCTGTTTAATTATTTCATTAAGTTTTTTATCCTCTCGATACTCATTTTTCCTACATATGTGGCTTTTTTTACTATTTATTATTTCTGTTAAGTAATTTACTTTCTGTTGTAATAGCCCCTCTTCCAAACGTTCAGGATTTTCCAACACTTCAATTGAATAATCATAACCTTTTACATCGCGTAAACTGCTTTGCTGAAATTTAATTTCACTCTCGTAATTTTGAAAGTATTGTAAAATAGAATGGATATCCATGTAAGCACCCCACTTCTACACTTTGGTTTTAATTTTTATAATTCTGACTCTATTCTAACAGAACACCTGTATATAATGCAAAATTTCCCATTTTCAACTGATGTGCGCAAAACGTATAAAGATAATAACTTCAAAATTATCGCGATTTAGCCTATTTTTCATTCCAAAAGAGATTAAGGGTAAACTAAACGTTCATACCCTTACCACATCGTTTTCACGAATTTTCTTGTCCATGGAAATTTACCACCGGTACTTTTCTAAAAAACCGTTTAATTAAGATTGTTTCAACGGAATCCAATAAAGCTAAATGCTTAAAACTGCACACTAAAACCTTTAAATTCATGAATTCCTGTACCAAATCTAATTAGTTTTTTCTCTCTCAAAAACTTGACCGCTGATTTTACTTCATTTAAAATTTCAGGATCGAGCCCTACTGTATGATGTGAACCAAAAACCTTTGAGGCATTCGATAACCCTGCTATTTTCTCCAGTGAATTGACCAAATCAACAGGGTTTGTTGACGGATAAAAAGCATATATTGGTGTCTCATCATAAAGTAAATCTCCCGTAAACAAATATCGATTTGACTCATCAAAAATGGCTATATGCCCGGGAGAATGCCCTGGCGTATGATAGATAGTTAATATTCGATTCCCTAAATCAATTACATCACCGTCTTTTAATAAGCCTGTCGGTTCCCCTTGAAAAGGTTGATATGTATCGGGATTAAAGGTTTCCGGCACAGGTATTGTTATATCCCTGCTTATATTTTTTCTTATTTGATCGATGGACAAGCCACTGATTCCATTCACTAACCAATCTTGATCACCTTCATGAACATAAATTCTTTCAAATTCTCCATGACTTCCAATATGATCAACGTGAACATGGGTAGTAACGACATCAATCGGTAAGTCAGTCAATTGGTCTGTTATTCTTTTTATATGATCAATGCCAAGACCAGTATCAATCAGTGCCGCTTTTTCCTCTCCCAGTAATAAGAATGAATGCACTTTTTCCCAGTGCCCGTATTCACTAATCGCATATGTATTTTCATTGATTTGTTGAATGGTAAACCACGGATCCTCCATCATTAAACACTCCATTTTATTATTATATTGACGA is a window of Lentibacillus daqui DNA encoding:
- a CDS encoding MBL fold metallo-hydrolase produces the protein MMEDPWFTIQQINENTYAISEYGHWEKVHSFLLLGEEKAALIDTGLGIDHIKRITDQLTDLPIDVVTTHVHVDHIGSHGEFERIYVHEGDQDWLVNGISGLSIDQIRKNISRDITIPVPETFNPDTYQPFQGEPTGLLKDGDVIDLGNRILTIYHTPGHSPGHIAIFDESNRYLFTGDLLYDETPIYAFYPSTNPVDLVNSLEKIAGLSNASKVFGSHHTVGLDPEILNEVKSAVKFLREKKLIRFGTGIHEFKGFSVQF
- a CDS encoding AAA domain-containing protein, giving the protein MDIHSILQYFQNYESEIKFQQSSLRDVKGYDYSIEVLENPERLEEGLLQQKVNYLTEIINSKKSHICRKNEYREDKKLNEIIKQIISRHEEELLSTALDFKNDKTEKEFIIELRKIVDDQSCYICYPVLEKDKNYHPLFVFEATLLHGEISVKTIHANLNALSLYIACFTNTATSEVTHAYGEKIESVLRQIENLHVPEKMDEALYSAITVINGEFPNLFSAVGEFKKYEGWSRLSTVFVTTESFKKFNEPPFRTEIELVQRNLKDKGEPTLNSNPLNSYLLGNNHSVPFDRIKPQNHFHLGSYTDAYSINEKQWHILGALNNSHLLSVNGPPGTGKTTLLKEIIADTIVKKAQQLVGIWDEKWEPTDNGKMYISPMKGKNDHSIVVTSTNNKAVDNIGEELMSEVSYFSQFVKDMAEDDLTIKGLMCARLGKKSNVDQFRRNILEPLINGLKSTDLINYEDKEEQTLTNFNKTIADLESIEQTISTYLQITKDCLNQGLLDKKYGQSRSQEQLEHQKDQLSISMEQLRYKQDEISQKVESHQNNAFARIEEQEMLQKDIFEIENKQKEYYSALEEFHSYSKIKWLSFLPKRKKFFKNYPSELFIRERIEKLDSAYFNKQSRLDKCKQSVLSIQHNIQSLEKEFSEISENYDLLKEQLNKTQANIRLLKRLELVKEQLVQQLKLDLDPEKYDSVYDLIHSNDIIAKKRHVLFKQSLLVIEHYIWKHREEILNNLEYISGKDYLFQPFYSKTQKFHSKKENELRVAWETFFICFPVVTTTLHSFKSTNFHMLEGYIDLLLVDESGQVLPHYLVGPLYRVKRALVVGDIMQIAPVRPTMNNIIEQSNIPEDNWNLFDITKKSAQHYADQNSDVFEIMDKQRVGIILEEHRRCEPAIAAFSNHKVYNNRLKIVKKDNNDKLFGNNLIGIDIRGKQESSNVNKQEATICGKIVKKMIERYGETIKDEIGIITPFKNQKKYLEKIIKDVDIGTVHAFQGQEKKYIIFTSVVNEKLIEFVGGEPNLLNVAITRGKEQFIFVGNFEAALRSGNYLSSLLNMIKKYGAAFSLFNTDLNISDTTYKVEVFQMFAASKIDKPSEFGSFLYEKFPNHVIIGAKSHYYTLINALAKSEKSIDIISPWLASNLINGDQFNRGLTYAMGQENDIHIIFGYNKRRGATLERIESIYHTDVNKKFVDESSYVNAVINLRKKLKGGLEYRPPLHVKLLLVDKQYLIIGSHNWLSNDASQSNAKEEISVILTDKEYIDYVVDYFKL